One Gadus chalcogrammus isolate NIFS_2021 chromosome 22, NIFS_Gcha_1.0, whole genome shotgun sequence genomic window carries:
- the fabp3 gene encoding fatty acid-binding protein, heart → MVDAFVGTWNMKESINFDEYMKALGIGFAMRQVGGRIKPTTIISVDGDTVKLETKSTFKNSEITFKIGEEFEENTADDRKSASLVTLDGGKLVHVQKWDGKETSLVREVTDNTLLLTLTMGDIVSTRHYVKGE, encoded by the exons ATGGTTGACGCATTCGTAGGCACATGGAACATGAAGGAAAGCATCAACTTTGATGAATACATGAAGGCACTGG GCATCGGCTTCGCCATGCGCCAGGTGGGCGGCCGGATCAaacccaccaccatcatcagcGTGGACGGAGACACGGTGAAGCTGGAGACCAAGAGCACCTTCAAGAACTCTGAAATTACCTTCAAGATCGGCGAGGAGTTCGAGGAGAACACCGCCGACGACAGGAAGTCCGCG tcCCTGGTTACGTTAGACGGAGGCAAGTTGGTGCACGTCCAGAAGTGGGACGGCAAGGAGACCAGTCTGGTCAGGGAAGTCACCGACAACACCCTCCTGCTG ACACTTACAATGGGAGACATTGTATCGACACGGCACTACGTCAAGGGTGAATAA
- the zcchc17 gene encoding nucleolar protein of 40 kDa produces the protein MSDSDGPPPEPAGLDGLPPMYSIAKGEVVSVQTYGAFVRLPGYRKEGLVHVSEMSASRVENASEIVEMGEQVWIKVIGREIQGEKVKLSFSMKAVNQGTGRDMDPNNVMAEQDERRRRSFKDHTGRRITLDAVLNTTCAKCGCKGHFTKDCFSTPGLQYALLPDVGEEEPQPPPQPASAVPLQPDAEKKKKKKKEKKEKKAKKKRKRERKDSDSDGSSSSDGATASKKAKRGRHTQDREDKKKKKHKKTKSHKHN, from the exons ATGTCGGATTCGGATGGACCCCCGCCTGAGCCAGCAGGGCTTGATGGTCTCCCTCCCATGTACAGCATCGCTAAGGGGGAAGTGGTCTCTGTGCAAACATATGGAGCGTTCGTCCGCCTCCCCGGATACAGAAAGGAAG GCCTCGTACACGTGAGTGAGATGTCGGCCTCACGGGTCGAGAACGCTTCAGAGATCGTGGAGATGGGAGAACAAGTGTGGATCAAAGTCATTGGAAGAGAG ATTCAGGGTGAGAAGGTCAAGTTGTCCTTCTCCATGAAAGCTGTCAATCAGGGCACTGGGCGGGACATGGACCCGAACAATGTTATGGCCGA GCAGGATGAGAGACGACGGAGGAGCTTCAAAGATCACACTGGGAGGAGAATCACTCTGGACGCGGTGCTGAACACAACCTGCGCCAAGTGTGGCTGCAAGG GTCACTTCACAAAAGACTGTTTTTCTACGCCGGGGCTGCAGTACGCCCTCCTGCCTGACGTAGGCGAGGAAGAGCCACAGCCGCCTCCACAGCCGGCCTCCGCAGTACCACTGCAGCCAGacgcagagaagaagaagaagaagaaaaaggagaagaag GAGAAGAAggcgaagaagaagaggaagagagagaggaaggactcTGACAgtgacggcagcagcagcagcgacggGGCGACAGCCTCCAAAAAGGCCAAGAGAGGGCGCCACACACAAGACCGGGAggacaaaaagaagaagaaacacaagAAAACCAAATCCCACAAACACAACTGA